In Primulina huaijiensis isolate GDHJ02 chromosome 16, ASM1229523v2, whole genome shotgun sequence, a single genomic region encodes these proteins:
- the LOC140960872 gene encoding heat stress transcription factor A-3-like, producing the protein MLFSSLKFGVIGEPFLFPFCFLMEENIVLTVSLEEENAKKPIFTALLLVLDIYFCTVYGDIYACDTSSVIFHDFLCSHEKPLMDLSDDLAQCLQENLVHFKRKRMDLDDTMKSSWADGEFDSAPPTSDTMPLSPLFRFSEPLSSFSGVDSSHNEFMGGRSIEESVLMEDGTAGGYNLFEPPQPLESIQGIPIPRFLSKTFELVDDPSLDAIISWGAKGDSLVVWDPVEFARQILPRNFKHNNFSSFVRQLNIYGFRKIYTEKWEFTNEGFVRGKKHLLKNIHRRKSTQSSQQQMGSSFVSQNNTDQGVLEGEIGLLRRERGLMMMEVVELQQEQKGMIQNLEEVNEKLKGAENRQKQMVAFLAKTFQNPAVLARLKQAKERSSITSPRKTIKFVKHQQQGTSTSDSSPKGQIVKYKYELPVLHKPSVTSGFFDPVSIEQLSRFPSQTEGHTEIFGAKHVPLEMETISQDELAMINELFLPPYQPGEVPVLGSIDDPLLRGKGTITSWPQSNPGQSFVTYPKDITRGKSIPEFSKLRTESSFKQENVWNTGFEATAGMSRSSAQFWSNPTNFDARAFGFNEELLDAWDIESLQPGVESWQDQDYPFTQLQNQATYMKMDS; encoded by the exons ATGCTTTTTTCTTCCCTCAAATTTGGGGTGATTGGTGAACCATTTCTTTTTCCCTTTTGTTTTCTAATGGAGGAAAATATTGTATTAACAGTGtctcttgaagaagaaaatgccAAGAAGCCAATCTTCACCGCCTTACTGCTCGTCCtagatatttatttttgcaCGGTGTACGGGGATATATATGCgtgtgacacctcatcggtcaTTTTCCATGATTTCTTATGCTCTCACGAGAAACCCCTAATGGATTTATCAGATGATCTAGCTCAATGTCTCCAAGAAAATCTTGttcattttaaaagaaaacgAATGGACCTTGATGATACCATGAAATCTTCTTGGGCTGACGGAGAGTTTGATAGTGCTCCTCCAACTTCTGATACTATGCCACTCTCGCCTCTGTTTCGTTTTTCCGAACCACTCTCATCTTTTTCTGGCGTCGATTCTTCACACAATGAATTCATGGGCGGTCGTTCAATAGAAGAAAGCGTATTAATGGAAGACGGAACAGCGGGTGGGTATAATTTATTCGAGCCGCCGCAGCCTTTGGAGTCCATACAGGGGATTCCAATTCCTCGGTTTTTATCCAAGACATTCGAGTTGGTGGATGACCCTTCATTGGATGCCATTATTTCGTGGGGAGCGAAGGGTGATAGCCTTGTTGTGTGGGATCCGGTGGAATTTGCCAGACAAATTTTGCCGAGAAATTTTAagcacaacaatttctcaagCTTTGTCCGCCAGCTCAATATATAT GGCTTTCGTAAAATCTATACTGAAAAGTGGGAGTTCACAAATGAAGGATTCGTGAGGGGGAAGAAGCATCTATTGAAAAATATCCACAGGCGTAAATCGACTCAGTCATCTCAGCAGCAGATGGGCAGCTcttttgtttcacaaaacaACACCGACCAAGGTGTTTTAGAAGGTGAAATAGGACTTCTAAGGAGAGAGAGAGGTTTGATGATGATGGAGGTTGTTGAATTGCAGCAAGAACAGAAAGgtatgattcaaaatttggaAGAAGTTAATGAGAAGCTCAAAGGAGCAGAGAATCGGCAGAAGCAGATGGTAGCATTCTTGGCTAAAACGTTTCAGAACCCAGCTGTTTTGGCTCGTCTTAAGCAAGCAAAGGAGCGAAGCAGTATCACTTCCCCGAGAAAAACGATAAAATTTGTGAAACATCAGCAACAAGGAACAAGTACATCTGACTCATCTCCAAAGGGGCAGATAGTGAAGTACAAATACGAACTCCCTGTTTTGCATAAGCCCTCTGTAACATCAGGCTTCTTCGACCCAGTTTCGATAGAACAACTCTCACGTTTTCCTTCCCAAACAGAGGGCCATACCGAAATTTTTGGTGCCAAACATGTGCCTTTAGAGATGGAAACAATTTCTCAAGATGAATTGGCAATGATAAATGAGCTGTTCCTTCCACCATATCAGCCTGGAGAAGTTCCAGTTCTTGGAAGTATCGATGACCCACTCCTTAGAGGAAAAGGCACAATCACTAGTTGGCCACAATCCAATCCTGGTCAGAGTTTTGTCACTTATCCCAAAGATATCACGAGAGGGAAGAGTATACCGGAATTCTCAAAGCTAAGAACCGAAAGTAGCTTCAAACAAGAAAATGTGTGGAACACGGGCTTTGAAGCCACTGCCGGTATGTCTCGTTCCTCCGCACAGTTCTGGAGCAATCCTACCAATTTTGATGCTCGGGCTTTTGGTTTTAACGAAGAATTATTAGATGCTTGGGACATTGAGTCGCTGCAGCCAGGAGTTGAGAGTTGGCAGGATCAAGATTATCCGTTCACTCAGCTACAAAATCAAGCCACATATATGAAAATGGATTCATGA